One region of Manduca sexta isolate Smith_Timp_Sample1 chromosome 25, JHU_Msex_v1.0, whole genome shotgun sequence genomic DNA includes:
- the LOC115450186 gene encoding lipase 3-like yields MRTLVLFSWLVTCGTLGVESINLTGITDINTLLNDIIGALDKSDFDISCTMNNLLNFTAINVNEDIHLNITQLITKYNYPVEEHHLTTKDGYILTIIRMPNSGPPVYLMHGLLSSADDFVTINLPNSIAYNLWLDGYDVWMGNARGNKYSRKHVTLDPDTDKEFWDFSWDEIGQIDLPTTIDYILEETGASQVIYAGHSQGTTAYFVMCSEKSEYNEKVALMISLSAVAYVSHMKSPLARLLAPISTEVELLSQLFGVNEVLPSNTFTNTFTTVLCSEPNLAYLVCSNIIYMLCGFDCEQTDLSALPVLYGHIPSGAATKQMLHYLQEIDSGKFRKYDYGILKNLEVYGTNAPPNYNLSKVTSPIAIFYGDNDWFSNFTDVKILINELPNVVDVYEVPFAKFNHMDFLYAKDLKTLVYSRMAKLIKTYSSNAKR; encoded by the coding sequence ATGAGGACACTCGTGTTGTTCTCCTGGTTAGTGACATGTGGAACTCTTGGCGTGGAATCAATAAACCTTACTGGTATCACTGATATAAACACGTTATTAAACGATATTATCGGCGCATTGGATAAGTCAGATTTCGATATTTCATGCACAATGAACAACCTGCTTAACTTTACTGCTATAAATGTTAATGAAGATATACATCTCAACATCACTCAGTTAATAACCAAGTACAACTATCCAGTAGAAGAACATCATCTTACTACGAAAGATGGTTACATACTCACCATCATAAGAATGCCGAACAGTGGACCGCCGGTGTATCTGATGCACGGACTCCTGTCATCTGCTGATGACTTCGTGACAATTAACCTGCCAAACTCTATAGCATATAACCTCTGGTTAGATGGTTATGACGTATGGATGGGTAATGCGAGAGGAAACAAATATTCGAGAAAGCACGTCACTTTAGATCCTGATACTGATAAGGAATTCTGGGACTTCAGCTGGGACGAGATAGGTCAGATAGATCTGCCAACTacaattgattatattttagaaGAGACGGGTGCATCCCAGGTTATTTACGCAGGTCATTCTCAAGGTACAACTGCATACTTTGTCATGTGCTCCGAAAAATCCGAGTATAACGAAAAGGTCGCCCTGATGATTTCGCTGTCTGCTGTGGCGTACGTTTCGCACATGAAGAGTCCATTGGCACGACTGTTGGCGCCAATTAGTACAGAAGTTGAACTTCTTTCGCAATTATTTGGCGTCAATGAAGTGCTACCCAGCAATACATTTACCAACACTTTCACCACTGTTTTGTGCAGCGAACCAAATCTTGCATATTTGGTCTGCTCTAACATAATTTACATGTTATGCGGTTTTGACTGCGAACAAACCGATTTAAGTGCTTTGCCAGTTTTATACGGACATATTCCTTCCGGCGCGGCTACGAAGCAGATGTTGCACTATCTTCAAGAGATTGATTCTGGTAAATTCCGAAAATATGATTATGGTATCTTGAAGAATTTAGAAGTTTACGGAACAAATGCACCACCAAACTACAATTTGAGCAAAGTAACTTCTCCCATAGCAATATTTTACGGTGACAATGACTGGTTTTCAAATTTCACTGATGTAAAAATTCTGATAAATGAGCTGCCTAATGTGGTAGACGTCTATGAAGTGCCTTTTGCTAAGTTTAATCACATGGATTTTTTATACGCCAAAGACTTAAAAACCCTGGTGTACTCAAGAATggcgaaattaattaaaacttactcATCAAATGCAAAGCGTTAA